The DNA region TGGGCGTGCTGTACGTGCGGCGGCCCTCGGACTACCGCTGGGCCCGCAGCTCCATCGGCTTCGCCACGGTCCTCGCCCTGGCCGGCTTCTGGCTCTACCCGCTGGCCCCGCCGCGCCTGATGCCGGGCCTCGGCTTCATCGACACCGTCCACGGCGCGCAGGACCTCGCGAGTCCCGACTTCGGGGCGCTGACGGCGGTGACCAACCAGTACGCGGCGATGCCGTCGCTGCACTTCGGCTGGTCGCTGTGGTGCGGCGTGGTGATCATGGTGCTGGCGCCGAAGGCGTGGATGAAGGCGCTGGGCATGCTGCACCCGCTGTTCACGGTCTCGTGCATCGTGGCCACCGGCAACCACTGGGTGCTGGACGCGGTGGGCGGGGCGACCGTCGTGGGCCTGGGCTTCGGGCTCACGTACGTCCTGGCCGGGCCCCGGAGGCTCGAAGCGCCGGCCGTCCCGGCGCAGCCGCCGGGGCCCGCGGCACAGCGGCCGGACCGGGCGGGGCAGCAGGACGACGCCGGGGAACCGGCCGCCGAACCGGTGGGCAGCAAGGGCTGACGCCCGGGCGCGTGGCGACAGGGGCGCCGGACCGGATCCCGCCGCCCGGGCGCCCGCCGGCGGATCACCGGCTCCCGGGGGGCCTGCCCGCCGAGCGACGCCCTCGCCTCCGGGACGGCGTACCGCGCTCAGTACGACGCGTAGTCGGGGAACATGGTGGCCGTGGCGAACACGGAGGTCGTCACGTCATCGGAACGCCGGCGGTGCTTCCCGGACCGGACGGGATCCACGGCAGGCGAGGCGAGGGAGATCGCCCCGTTGTCGGCGAGAGCCTGGACGCGCATCAGCAGCGCCCGAACGGTCACGCCGAGCTCGCCCGCCACGGTCTGGAGGTCGACGCCGGACTCCCAGCTCCACAGCAGCACCGAGTCCATGCTGGGTGTCCAGGGGACGACGCCCTCGGGCTCGGGGGAGGGAAGAGCGGGCGCCGCGGCTGACATCGGCGCGTCGGCGGGAAGGACCATGGCCGGCCGGCCGGCGGTGTGGGGCAGTTCGTCCCGGGGGTGCGGCAGGCACACCTCGGGGGTGGCGGCCGGCTCGACCCCGGTCGCCGCCACCTCGGGCGGTGCGCCGTTGAGCAGGGCCTCGGCGACCGTCCGGGCGTCGCCGCGCCCCACGGTGCGCCGGGCCAGGCGCACCTCCCGTTCGTTCAGACCGAGCATGTCCGCGATGGCGCCGTCGTCCCCGACGGTGACGGCGAACGCCGCCAGCGTTCGGCTGCGTTCGGCCTGCGCCTCGTCGAGAGTCTCCTGAGCCTTGTGCATCCGCTCGTCGCTGGTGCAGAAGGCTTGGGCCAGGATGGTGTTCCGGTCCCAGAATTCACGTGGTTCCACGCAGGGACAACGCGCCGACGTGGAAACAGAACGTACATGGGAGCCAAAAAGAGCCAAATGGCCTATCGAGTAGTTATCCGCATTTTATGACTTGTTCGTTACGGGGGTGGCTTCCGCCTCGAAGGTGGCGGGGGCCTCGAAGGTGGCGCGGGCCTCGAAGGCCGCACGGCGGGTGGCCCGCCGCAGAGCCCTGAGCAGGGCGGGGGCGACGGCGAACGTCAGGGCCACGGTCAGTACCGCGCGGCCCAGGTCCCAGCCGAGCGACGTGGTCACGCAGTACGCCAGGAAGCGGACCAGGTTCTCCTGCAGCGGGTCGCCCGCGACGAAGGAGATCCCGGAGGCCTGCCCCGGCACGATCGTCCAGCCGTAGAGGTTCATCACCGTGCCGTACGCGAACGCCGCCACGAAGCCGTACGCGGCGAGCATCAGCAGCTCGCCCCGGCCGCGCAGCCGCTCCGGGCCCGGCAGCAGACCGGCGCCCATGGTGAACCAGCCCATCGACAGCATCTGGAACGGCATCCAGGGCCCCACCCCGCCCGTCAGCAGCGCCGAGGCGAACATCGTCACCGAGCCGAGCACGAAGCCGAAGCCCGGACCCAGTACCCGGCCGCTCAGGACCATCAGGAAGAACATCGGCTCCAGGCCCGCCGTTCCCGCGCCCAGCGGGCGCAGCGCGGCGCCGACCGCCGCGAGGACACCCAGCATGGCCACGGCCTTCGCGTCCAGGCCCGAATCCGCGATCGTCGCAACGACGACACCGACGAGCAGCACGAGGAGCGCGGCGAACAGCCAGGGGGCGTCCTGGGCGTGGGCGCGGCCGAAATCGGCGCCGGCCAGGAGCGGCCAGCCGAAGGAGAGCACGCCGACCGCGCCGACGAGGACGAGCGCGGCGACGGCACGGGGTCCGAGGCGCACGGGCCGTGCCGTCATGCGAGATCTTCCGGGGCGGCGAGATCCTCCAGGGCATCGTGCACCTGCCCCACGGTCAGCCACCCCTGGGGCGCGAGGATCTTCGAGGTCTGCGGGGCGAACGCGGGCGAGGAGACCACGACCTGCCGGGTGGGGCCGTCGGCGACGACCTCCCCGTCGGCGAGGATCACCACCCGGTGGGCCAGCTCCGCCGCCAGTTCCACGTCGTGCGTGGCCAGGACGACGGCGCGGCCCTCGGCGGCCAGCCGCCGCAGCACGCCGACGAGCCTGGCCTTCGCCGCGTAGTCCAGGCCGCGCGTCGGCTCGTCCAGCAGGAGCAGCGGGGGCCGGGCGGTGAGCACCAGGGCCAGGGCGAGCGCGAGCCGCTGGCCTTCGGAGAGGTCACGGGGGTGGGTGCCGTCCGGCACCCCGGGAAGCAGCTCGCCGACCAGCGCCCGGCAACTGCCCGCGGGCGCGCCCGCGTCGGCGTCGGCCGCCGTGCACTCGGCGGCGACCGTCTCCGCGTACAGCAGGTCGCGGGGCTCCTGCGGTACGAACCCGACCCGGCGCACCATGTCGCGCGGGGGTGTCCGGGACGGCTGCAGACCGCCGACGAGGACGGAACCGGTGGTCGGCTCGATCATCCCGACGAGAGCCGTCAGCAGGGTCGACTTGCCCGCCCCGTTGCGGCCCATCAGGGCCATGATCTCGCCCGGCGCGACGGACAGCGTCACTCCGCGCAGTGCCTCCACCCGCCCCCGCCGCACCCCGAGCCGCTCGGCCCGGGCCACGGGGCCCCGCACGGGCACCGGCACGGCCCTGGCCGGCCGGCGGCCGAGCAGGCGGCCGAGCCGTCCGGGCCGGGTGGCCGCGGGCGCGGGGGGCGGGGACACGACGGTGTCCGCCGACGGCTCACGCGACGGCGGCCCGGTCCGGGCCAGGCGCTCGCGGAGGTCTCCGGCCCGGCGCCGGGCGTCGCGCACCGAGAGGGGCAGGGGCTCCCAGCCCGCCAGGCGACCCAGGGCCACCACGGGCGGGCGGACGGGCGAGAGGGCCATGACGTCCGCCGGCGCCCCCATCACCGGGGCCGTGCCCGGCGACGGGAGCAGGAGCACCTGGTCGGCGTACTGCACCACGCGCTCCAGCCGGTGCTCGGCCATGAGCACGGTCGTGCCCAGGTCGTGCACCAGCCGCTGGAGCACCGCCAGCACGTCCTCGGCCGCCGCCGGGTCCAGGGCGGACGTCGGCTCGTCCAGGACCAGGACCTTCGGATGCGGGGTGAGGACCGAACCGATCGCGACACGCTGCTGCTGACCACCGGAGAGCGTGGCGATCGGCCGGTCGCGCAGCCCGGCAAGACCCAGCAGGTCCAGCGTCTCCTCCACGCGCCGCCGCATCACGTCGGGAGCGAGGCCCAGGGACTCCATGCCGTACGCCAGTTCGTCCTCGACGGTGTCCGTGACGAAGTGGGCGAGCGGGTCCTGTCCCACCGTGCCGACGAGGTCGGCGAGTTCGCGCGGCTTGTGGGTCCGGGTGTCCCGGCCGTCGACCGTGACCCTGCCGGTCAGTACACCGCCCGTGAAGTGCGGAACCAGGCCGGAGACGGCGTTCAGCAGAGTCGACTTGCCGACTCCGGACGGGCCGACGAGCAGGACGAGTTCGCCCTCGGGGACCGTGAGGTCGACCCCCGACAGAGTGGGGTGCGCGGCGCCCTCGTACCGCACGGAGACCTGCTCGAACCGGATCACGGGGTTTCCTCGGGGTCGGAAGGGGAGACGGGCACGGGTGCCACGGCGGCGGGCAGCAGACCGATCAGCACGGCGGCGGCGGGCAGGAGGGGCAGCAGGGGAGCGGTCAGCGGCACCACACCTGGGTGCAGGGCCTCGGAGCCGGCCGCCCGGATCATCGCCGCCGCGACGGCCACCCCCGAACCGGCGACCAGCCAGGCGCGCACGCCCCACCGGTCCGGGCGGTAGCGGGTGCGGACCGAGCGGCGGCCGCCGAGTCCCAGCCCGGCCAGGGCCGCGAGCAGTCCGGCCAGCAGCAGGGGCAGCCCGTACACCGCCCCCTGTGCGGTGAGCAGGCCGTACGTCCCCACGCAGACTCCCAGCAGCCCGCCGAGCGTCAGCACGGCCGTGGTGTGCCGGACGGCGGGCGGGACGGGGGCCGTGCGCCCGTATCCCCGGGCGTCCATGGACGCCGCCACCGCGACCGATCGCTCCAGCGCACCTTCGATCACGGGCAGACCGATCTGGAGCACGGCCCCGATGCCGCCGGTCGGACGGCCGCGCAGCCGGCGGGCCGTCCGCAGCCGCACCACGTCGGCGACCATGTTGGGGGCGAACGTCATCGCGACGACGACGGCGACCCCCGCCTCGTAGAGCGCGCCCGGCAGCGACTTCAGCAGCCTGGCCGGGTTGGCCAGCGAGTTGGCCGCACCGACGCAGATCAGCAGCGTGGCCAGCTTCGCCCCGTCGTACAGGGCGAAGACCACCTGCTCGGCGGTGACCCGGCCGCCGATCCGGATGCCCTGCGCCCAGTGCGGCAAGGGTAGTTCGGGGAGCGTGAACAGGGTGTGCGTCCCCGGGAGCGGGGAGCCGAGGACGACGGAGAAGACCAGCCGCACGCCGACGACGAACAGCCCCAGCTTGACGAAGGCCCCGTAGGAACGGGCCCACGGCGCGTCCGTACGGCGCGCCGCCACCACATAGCCGGCCACGCCCACCAGCAGCCCGAGCAGCAGCGGGTTGGTCGTACGGGAGGCGGCGGTGGCGAGGCCGAGCGCCCACAGCCACCAGGCCCCGGCGGGCAGCGCGTTGGCGCGGGTGGCCGCGGGCGCGCGCAGCGCACGGTGGAGCCGGGCCGTGCCGGTGGAACGGGTCATCGGCGCCGGCGGGACCGCACCACTGCGGCGACGCCGAGCAGGAACACCGCACCGATGCCCGTGAGCACCCCGGCCGACGGACCGCCGCTCGTGTCGGAGCCCTGTGCGGAGGGGGGAGTCCCGGCGAAGGGTGAGCCGGCGGGGTCGGCGGACGCGGTGATGGACCCGCGCGACCCGGTGCCGCCGGAGACCTGCTCGCCGCAGCCCGACGCGGGATAACCCGATATCGCGCAGAGCATCGCCGCGCTGTCGTACCGCAGCGGCTTCGCCACCGCGGCGAGAGCCTCGGCCGTACTCGCCTCCGGCGCCACCTGCGCGCAGGCCGTGCGCAGTGCGGGCGGCCGCTCCCCGTCCGGGGCGTCGGCCGCCGTCCCCGCGTCGATGACCAGCGCTATCCGCTTGAGGCCGTCCTTCACCGGGGTGTCCGCACAGATCGCTGCGAAGGCCGGCGCACGCCGAGGCTGGGCGGCGTCCTGGGAGTCCTGGCTCACGGCGAACCGGAAGCCCTGCACCGCCCCGTCGTCCGGCCGGACCAGGGACGGGCCCTGCGTGGCGTACGTCCAGCTCTTCCCGCCGTCGCCCTCCCAGAACGACCAGTAGCGGTAGCCGGCCGCCTGCGCGCTGCCGGCGCCCAGCACGGTCAGGGCGACGGCCACGACGAGGAGCAGCGCGGCCGTGCCCGAGGGACGCCTCACAGCTGCTGGTTCTTCCGGCGCCCGCTGAGCAGGAAGCCGATGCCCGCGCCGAAGGCGAGACCGATGCCGACGAGCCACCAGACACCCAGCCCTCCGTCGTCGCTGGTGGTGTCCTCGGGCTCGTTCGCCGTCGCCGTCGGCGAGGGCGCGGCGGTGGCGGCGGGCGCGGGGCCCGTCGCGTTCAGCTGCTTCACGAGGTCGACGCCGCCGAAGTGACGGGCGTCGGCCCCGGTCGCGTGCGCGGCGAGCACCAGCTGGGCGGTGGCGGCGGGACCGCCCGCCTCGGCCCAGGCCTTCGCGTTCTTCTCCAGATACGCGACGGCCCCGGCCGCCTTGTCCTTGTGGCCCGACGCCGCCAGCGCGACGACCGCGTCGGCGGTGTTGCCGAAGTCCGGCTGCGGCGAGGAGTCCTCGGCGCCCGGCATCGGCGCCAGTTCCAGGTGGCCCGAACCGGCGAGCGCGTTGGCGAGGTAGGAGGCACCGTTCTGCGCGGACTGCTCGGCGGTCAGGCCGCTGCCCTTCGTGCACGTGGGGGCCTTCACGGCGTTGGAGTTGCCCGCGGCCATGCCCTTGCCCATCGCGCCGAGCACCGCCGCCGCGGTGGCGTCCGCGTTGGCGGCGAGCTTGCCGTCCTTGTCCGGCTGGTACGCGAAGGCACCGCCGTCCTTCCCGCCACAGGGCAGGGCGAAGGCCTGCAGCGCCGTGTACGGGGTCCTGCCGTCCTTCGTGGTGATCTCGGCGACCGGCACACCGGCGCGGGCCAGCGCGCCGATCACGACGCCGGTGGAGTTGGCGTCGCTCGGGCTGCCCGGGTTGTAACCCCAGCCGCCGTCCTCGTTCTGGACGGACTTCAGCCAGCTGACCGCGTTGGCGACGGTCTCGCCGTGCACTCCCAGCTCGACCAGGGCCTGGACGGCGGCGGCGGTGGCGTTCGTGTCGGCCACCGTCTTCGCGTCGCAGGGCTCGGAGGCGTCGCGGTAGGCGGGGAAGGCTCCGCTGTCGCACTGCTGGCCCGCGAGCCAGTCCACCGACTTCCCGGCGGGCGTGACGAGCTCGACCTTCTGGGCGAGGAAGGCCAGCGACTGGCGCCACACGCCGTCGTAGGTGGGGTCGCCGGTGCCGTACAGACCGGGCGGAAGGGCCGCCGACGGGGACGGTGACGGGCTGGGGACGGCGACCGCCGCGGGGGCGGTCCCGGCACAGAGCACGGCGGTGATCGCGAGCGCTGCCGCGCGGCGGCTTACGGTCATGGCGGGCTGGGCCTCTCCTGCGAGGACCGGGCACAGGCACACGGATGCACCGGGCTCCGGCCCCGTATACCTCGACGGTGCCGGCCACCGGGGCTTCGGTGGCACGAGCCGGTCACGCTCACGTACAGGGCATTCCGGCTCACCACCTGGGACGGTGACTCACGGTTGCGGGTCAGCGCCGGATTCGCACCGGCTTCCCCCTGCAGGGGCATGATGACGACCCGCCCACTCTACCGGGGCGCTCCCGGCCCTTTCGGGGCGGACGGTGGCCCGCGCCGGAAAAGGGCCGATGAAAGGGCTTCCCAGCAGGTCAGACCCCATGCGAAACTCCGGCGGGGGAGCACGCGGGCACTTGCCCGTGGGGAGGAACGAGCGGGGCGGAACAGCACCTGTGCGCAGAAGTGGGACGGCGGCCGTGACCGCCGCTGTGAGTGTGTTGGTGACGATGGTGGCGGGCTGCGACCTCGTCGGCGGGAGCGAGGCCGCGCCGCCGCCGCCCTCGCCGTCGCCCCTTGCGCCGTTCACCCGGGAGACGGCGGCCGCCGAGATAGCGTCCGTCACCGCGGCCTCGGGGCTCCCCGCCGGTGACACGTCCACCGCGGGCAGGCCGGAAGGCGCCTGGCAGCAGTGCGTCGCCCCCTGGACGGCGGACGCGCCGGCGGCCGACGCCGCCGAGGGGTTCGAGGCGGCCGTGAAGCGGCTCCGGCAGCAGGACTGGGAGATCGTCTCCAGCCACGCGGAGCAGGACGTCACCTTCCGCACCCTCGTCAAGCGGGGCTGGAAGGTGTACGCCCGGCACCACGCGCCGCGGGCTCCGGGCGACGAGCAGCTCGTGGCCTTCACCGCCGTGGAGGACGGCTGCGAGCTGCCCGGGCCCGTCAGGGGCGACTACGAGGATCCGGCCTGACAGTTCGAGTCCGCGACGACGAAGTACCCCGCCGGTGACTCCCGGAGCGTGTGGGTGACGAACACGTTGTACAGCCCCATGGTCTGCCCGGACCCGTTCGCGTAGACGTAACCGCCCGCGGTGTGCGCCCGTCCCGCCGCCACGTGCGCGTAGTTCGTCGCGGAGAAGCAGGCGGCGGGGGCCGTACCGCCCGCCGTGGTCGCGGTCACGGCGGGGGAGAGGGTGCCCGTCGCGCCCGAGGAGTCGACCGCCGCCACGGTGTAGCGGTAGGCGGTCCCGGCGCTCAGCCCCGTGTCGGTGAAGGATGCCGAGGTGGGCGAGCCCACCTTCGTGCCGTCGCGGTGGACGGCGTACGAAACCGCGTTCCCGACCGCGTCCCAGGTCAGGGAGGCGGTGCTCGCGGTGACCCCGCTGACCTTCAGACCGGAGGGTGCGGGCAGTGCGTCACCGCCGCCCGGTGTGTCCCCGTCCAGTCCCCAGAACACGCCCGTGTGGTACGTCGAGCAGATGGTGTCCAGGAAGTAGGCGGCCGTCGAACCGCACTGCCCGGCGCCCGAACCCGGATCGACGGGCAGGCCGTG from Streptomyces sp. B1I3 includes:
- a CDS encoding ECF transporter S component; the protein is MTARPVRLGPRAVAALVLVGAVGVLSFGWPLLAGADFGRAHAQDAPWLFAALLVLLVGVVVATIADSGLDAKAVAMLGVLAAVGAALRPLGAGTAGLEPMFFLMVLSGRVLGPGFGFVLGSVTMFASALLTGGVGPWMPFQMLSMGWFTMGAGLLPGPERLRGRGELLMLAAYGFVAAFAYGTVMNLYGWTIVPGQASGISFVAGDPLQENLVRFLAYCVTTSLGWDLGRAVLTVALTFAVAPALLRALRRATRRAAFEARATFEAPATFEAEATPVTNKS
- a CDS encoding ABC transporter ATP-binding protein produces the protein MIRFEQVSVRYEGAAHPTLSGVDLTVPEGELVLLVGPSGVGKSTLLNAVSGLVPHFTGGVLTGRVTVDGRDTRTHKPRELADLVGTVGQDPLAHFVTDTVEDELAYGMESLGLAPDVMRRRVEETLDLLGLAGLRDRPIATLSGGQQQRVAIGSVLTPHPKVLVLDEPTSALDPAAAEDVLAVLQRLVHDLGTTVLMAEHRLERVVQYADQVLLLPSPGTAPVMGAPADVMALSPVRPPVVALGRLAGWEPLPLSVRDARRRAGDLRERLARTGPPSREPSADTVVSPPPAPAATRPGRLGRLLGRRPARAVPVPVRGPVARAERLGVRRGRVEALRGVTLSVAPGEIMALMGRNGAGKSTLLTALVGMIEPTTGSVLVGGLQPSRTPPRDMVRRVGFVPQEPRDLLYAETVAAECTAADADAGAPAGSCRALVGELLPGVPDGTHPRDLSEGQRLALALALVLTARPPLLLLDEPTRGLDYAAKARLVGVLRRLAAEGRAVVLATHDVELAAELAHRVVILADGEVVADGPTRQVVVSSPAFAPQTSKILAPQGWLTVGQVHDALEDLAAPEDLA
- a CDS encoding energy-coupling factor transporter transmembrane component T; amino-acid sequence: MTRSTGTARLHRALRAPAATRANALPAGAWWLWALGLATAASRTTNPLLLGLLVGVAGYVVAARRTDAPWARSYGAFVKLGLFVVGVRLVFSVVLGSPLPGTHTLFTLPELPLPHWAQGIRIGGRVTAEQVVFALYDGAKLATLLICVGAANSLANPARLLKSLPGALYEAGVAVVVAMTFAPNMVADVVRLRTARRLRGRPTGGIGAVLQIGLPVIEGALERSVAVAASMDARGYGRTAPVPPAVRHTTAVLTLGGLLGVCVGTYGLLTAQGAVYGLPLLLAGLLAALAGLGLGGRRSVRTRYRPDRWGVRAWLVAGSGVAVAAAMIRAAGSEALHPGVVPLTAPLLPLLPAAAVLIGLLPAAVAPVPVSPSDPEETP
- a CDS encoding SCO2322 family protein; translated protein: MRRPSGTAALLLVVAVALTVLGAGSAQAAGYRYWSFWEGDGGKSWTYATQGPSLVRPDDGAVQGFRFAVSQDSQDAAQPRRAPAFAAICADTPVKDGLKRIALVIDAGTAADAPDGERPPALRTACAQVAPEASTAEALAAVAKPLRYDSAAMLCAISGYPASGCGEQVSGGTGSRGSITASADPAGSPFAGTPPSAQGSDTSGGPSAGVLTGIGAVFLLGVAAVVRSRRRR
- a CDS encoding prenyltransferase/squalene oxidase repeat-containing protein, which gives rise to MTVSRRAAALAITAVLCAGTAPAAVAVPSPSPSPSAALPPGLYGTGDPTYDGVWRQSLAFLAQKVELVTPAGKSVDWLAGQQCDSGAFPAYRDASEPCDAKTVADTNATAAAVQALVELGVHGETVANAVSWLKSVQNEDGGWGYNPGSPSDANSTGVVIGALARAGVPVAEITTKDGRTPYTALQAFALPCGGKDGGAFAYQPDKDGKLAANADATAAAVLGAMGKGMAAGNSNAVKAPTCTKGSGLTAEQSAQNGASYLANALAGSGHLELAPMPGAEDSSPQPDFGNTADAVVALAASGHKDKAAGAVAYLEKNAKAWAEAGGPAATAQLVLAAHATGADARHFGGVDLVKQLNATGPAPAATAAPSPTATANEPEDTTSDDGGLGVWWLVGIGLAFGAGIGFLLSGRRKNQQL